Within Acomys russatus chromosome 7, mAcoRus1.1, whole genome shotgun sequence, the genomic segment tgaactcatcatcctacctccacctccctagggctgggactAAACACGAGCATCACCACATCTAACTGTGTGCTCTTAAGCTACCTTTACGCTTCAGTTAAATGAAACTGAATTTCCTCTTCAGTGCCAATTTCCCAGGCTCAAAGAAGTGGAATCGTTTCCTGCTCGTGTTTTTCCCCACCACCCACTCAGTAATGATACTCAAGACACCAATCTTACTACTTGACAGAAGACTTTCACTCACCCGCCACACCAATACTGTCCTGTTGTTGTCACATGAAAGTTTTTAAGCCACGGCCTGGATAGTTTAGAACACAGTCTCACCGTTCATTCCACAAGTGTGGACTAAGTGTTTACTTTATTAGAAGCACAATGTTACATAAGACGTACAAGCAAACTAAAGGTGTGTATAAGTGGAGCCCAAAGGTGGAAAGTAGCGCTAACACATAAAGTTCAGAAGGCATGGTGGAACCCACCGGAAGTAAAACTTATTTCCGGATGGCAGTGCCACTCTGTAAAGCCTTAGAGAATGGATATAACTACAGTGTCAACATCTGGAGGCGGCGTGCGTGtatgcgcgcgtgcgtgtgtgttatGCGTAGGAGAGTGGTATTACAAGCACAAAGGCCACTAGGAAGCTATAAAGCTGTAATGAGTAAATTCATGAAGTACTGCATTTGGTCGGCTTTACCACGAGCAAGAGAATGAAACGGAAACATGAGAAAATAGGATTTTGAATCCAaattaggactttttttttttttttttggcttcaggCAGCAAGGCAGCATCCCAGCTGGTGCTTGAACATGAATATGTCTCTAGCAGCTGTGTGAAGATAAGCTAGTGGGGGTAGTGACTTAGGAAGAAGGGCATCAACATGAAAAAATGCTGCATTTACGCTGTTCAGGGAGTGGTGAGAACTTCCGGGGGGGGGCGGAGCAAAGGGTATGGGAGTGGGTGCAGGTTGGAACTATTGCAGGGCCAAGCAACGGACTTGACAGGTGACGTCTGACTGAGTCGTGGAAAGAAAAGGTATCCAATTTAGACACTGAACTTTGCAAGTTGATTGCATTCTCAAGAAGAGTGCACTCACTGTCTGGGAAGCAATTTGAGAAACAGGTCAAGTTCCACACTTGCAAACACCCGAGAAGAAACAACCAAGGCTTTGGGAGGGAGTGGAATACGGACAGTGAAGTGGATACATTTCTGCAAAAACAAAGAGGAACCTTACTGCGGAGGCTTGCTCAGGACCCTGTTGTCATCGCTCAAGCAGTGCAGGCGCCTCTGCCCCCCACCTCGCCGTCCCACCTCCCCCGCTTCAGGGTCTCCACAGCCGCCTTCCCTCCTGCTCCTACTCTCAGACTTTCCGTACCAGTGCACCAGGGACCGCCAGTTAGAGGGATTTTAATAGACCGCGACGTCTTTTACCCTTCGCTTAGCAGACAGGCTGGCAGCGAAAACACAGACCCGCCCACCTTCGCCTCTCCGCTCAACCCTGGCTTGGTAGCTTCCCTGCGGCCGCGCCAAGGTTCGAATGCAAGGGGCGGGACcggggtgggtggggtagggttGGTGATGGAAATCCCGACGAGTTCTAGATATCGCGAGACTTGACAGGTTTGCCTTCGGCTTTTGCGCTCCGGAAGCGGAAGTCGAGCAGTTGGAGGATTTCGGTGCGTTTGGTTACCTAGGAGAGCCGTGTGGGCTGCTGCTGTGTGGACACCTGAGGTCCCTCCTGTACGACCTGCGGAAGGGTGAGCACAGCCCTTGGCGGATGACTCTCTCATCGGGGCGGCGGAGGGAAAGGGGAGGCTGGAGCCGGGAGGCGGTGTAGGCCCCGCGATCTGCGTGCTGTTGGAGGCCTGAAGTCGCTGCTGCTCCTCGGAGCCTCCCTCCCCTCAGGTCGGGTTTTTATTAAGACTCTTCTGGTAGGATCCTCTTTGTCAAAGCCCCTGTAAGGCGGGTATCAGCTGTGCCGAGGTCGGGCTGGGACGCGCACTTTTCAATCAGTTAGTCTCGGCTGTTCTTTGGGCTCACCTCTAGAGAGCAGCCGTTTTTAAAGAAagggcttccttttcttttagccTTTACCAGGGTTGGAGGACCCTAACCGGAgttctttgtggttttgtttgtggtGAAGAAAACTATTGGGGTTCAGGTACAGTGAAAAGTATAGCCTTCCATTCAACAGCGTCCACAACAACAAAGCATGTACGCCGTGACGTTATTGATGCTTAAACTAGCTTGTTGGATTTGAAGACCCAGACGTTGCGTCTCCTCTTTGGACTGTTAGGGCTgagattccttttttctttgctttgcttggtttgtttttgttcttgttttttgggacagggtttctctatgatatctttgcttgtcctggacttgctttgtagaccaggctggcctcgaactcacagagattcgcctgcctctgcctcccgagtgctgggattaaaggtgtgtgttacaaCCGCCCGGCAGGGCTGAGATTCTTAGAGTCCTTTTAGTCCTGTCCCCTCAAACCGAGGTGTGTATGGACGCACTCTTTCTGcccacatctttttttaaaaaatgaattggctgcctgtgtggtttgtgtgtgctagtgcccaaagaggccagaagagggcgtcagatcccctgatcggtggtcctgtggaagagtagtgAGTGCTTTTGactactgagctacctctccagcccctccccatcTATGAGGTTTCCTTTAAGGCCTtcaaactgtatttttttaatatcttaaaattatttattctcttattatttatatttttcccctTTGATCCCTCCAGGCCCTCCCATGTAGGTACCTTgcactctttcaaattcatggccgtgtgtgtgtgtgtgtgtgtgtgtgtgtgtgtgtgtgtgtgtgtgtgtgtccgtccgtccgtccatgcGCATGTGCTTTGGGGGTGATgatgctattaaaaaaaacaaaaacgaggactttgttttcaagacatgctttctctgggtagccctggctgtcctggaactctgtagaccaggctggccttgaactcagagatctgcctttctccacCCCGGaatactgtgattaaaggtgtgacccaccaccgcctggcaaaagacaggatcttgctttgtagcccaagctggcctcaaactcaaaatccttctgtttcagcctcctgagctgAGATTACAGCTTCTGACTCAGCTACTCAGGGCTCCTAAAAATGCTAATTTCTCATCTTATAGGCAGTCCTCAGTCACTTGCgattctgctttctcttctgttgtAGTGGTCACCCGATGTCTGAATCCAGTTCTCTTTTTGTTCCTTTACGCCACTGTCTGATGTGCCAATGTCAGCCCCTCTCTGTCCTCTTATCTTGTACGGTAATCTTTTCTGGTTGGCGTCTGGGTGCTTTTTCTTACTCTTTTGTTATCTTTGAGTGCTCTTCTCCAGGGTTCTTCCACGTTCTCCCTAAAGAGTCTCATCCTCTGTAACAGTATTAACTACCAAAGCACTACTCAagtcttcctccctcatcttcaTCTCTGTCAGTTACCTGAACTGAGTCTTGGATGTGTGGGCCACAGCTCACTTTAAATTCAGTGTGCCCTTACTCACCTCTCTTCTGGTTCCCGTGGCACTGTAATGTAATGAAGCCCAAGCATTAGCCCTTATTTCTCTTTCCATACCTCTAGTTGGTGACTATTTCTTCTTGGAATTCTCTTAAGATTATTTTCTTAGTCCCTACCTCACATTAACCTTTCAGCGTGTTACCTACAGttccacagcaatctgccttTAGCTTAGTTTCGCTAGTCTGTACCCAGTTACAACAGGAGTCCTTCTAAATAGTCAATTGGATCTCGTTTATGGgttctcactgtgtggcccttgCTGGCCTGGCATTAgctgtagaccagcttggcctgcagttcctgtctctgctttctatttACAGGTGTGCATTACCGCACTCACAGGAGATTGGCTCTTACCTTCTTAGGCCACCCACACTTCCCAGTGCCTACCAGAAAGAAGACACAACAGTATTTGCATTGGATACAACATTTTCACAGCGTGTCCCTTGATTGCCTCTCTAGTTTTATTTCTTGATGTCTTCTGCTTCTCCCTTTATGTTTACATCATAAACACATATGtttacatattgtgtgtgtgtggaggggtacatgtggaagccagatgtCCCTTCAGGGTTAGTGTTCAGGAGCTGTCTACCTTGCTTTTTGAACTGGGTCTTTTGCTGGAACCTAGGGCTTGCCATTTTTTAGCTCggctggctggccaccaagccccagggatctgcctgtctctacgtccccagcactgggattgcaagccTATGCCATtacgcctggctttttaaatagGCACTGGAAAGCAAGCTCAGGTCCACATTCTTGTAGGACAAGCATGTACACTTTTGGTTTTTCATCAGCTGTAAATTggtgttaattaaaaaaaaaattcttacagaTCTTAAAAATTGTACAGAATTTCAAGATGAGTGATACTTCTGAAGTAATTGCAAATTTTGAAGAGATGTTCGCAAACAGATTCACAGAAGATGACAAAGAGTACCAGGAATACTTGCAGCGCCCTCCCGAATCCCCTCCCATTGTCGAGGAATGGAATAGCAGAGCTGGTGGTAATCAAAGAAATAGAGGCAGCTGGTATGTGTTATTTCTGATCTGGGGTTTCAGTGTGGGGTGTCTACAGCCCTGGAGCAGAATAAGCCCCAGAAGCCCTTGCTTCTTCTGTATGTCTTGTTTAAGCCGGGCACAATGGTGCAAACCATACATACGGTGCTTGGGAGGCAATAGGATTATGAGTTCTACGCCAGTCTGGGCTAGAGTTTTGTAGTtgatttcataaagaaattgtttTGATTACTTtagaaattttataaaacaaaatggaaaattaaatgtaatttaaaacagGAAGTAAGTGACACTAATTTTATGCATTCTAATAGTATCAGTTTGATCACAATTGGGTTTGTTACCTGCTTCTGTCTGTAGAAGGTGTCCAGTGTGATGCTGCAAGGATGACTTAAATCTAGGAAAATCTGGCTGGTGCTGTGCTGTGCCCCAGAGAAGGGCGTTCCACTCTCCATTACTGTGTATTGCATCATGAACTCAAATGCACTGGGATTGGTTGcttgtgtttttacttttttaaagggaagtttaatatttttgttttcttttggtaggCTGCAAGATAACAGACAGTTTAGAGGTAGGGATAACAGACGAGGATGGCCGAGTGACAGTCGATCAAATCAGTGGCGTGGACGGTCATGGGGTAACAACTACCCACAGCAGAGGCCGGAGCCTTACTATCAACAACAGTACGGACAGTACCGTCAGAACCAGCGGCCTCCGTATGGTCACTACTGACGACAGCGTGCTAAACATTTGTGTCATCTTTTGCTCATAgcttttcattctattttaaggAATGGGTTGTTAATTGTTTAGAACTTAAGACTTGAAAAAAATTGATCTTACTAGGGATGTGATGATTGAATGGAATAAATGTGCCAACTGTGGAGTATACTGTTTGGCTTGATATtacatactgttttgttttataatttaatagTGTTTGAGTTTGCTGTGTTTTCCTTATTTGGCCTCTAGGGGTTCTGTGTATATTAcagaaataaaagtttttaactAGAGAGTGCTGGCTTTTGCTTTATGACTAACATGCTCTGATATGCCCACCTCTGAAGTGTTACAGATGCTAGGGCAGTCAGTCTGTGAAAACACACCTGCAGTTACTTACGGTGTATTGCACATAGTAGCAGCAGTTAGAAGATAAAACAGTCACAGGTGTCTCTTCTGAGTGTGTCATGGGATCTGTGGCTTATAGTGCAAGTCAGCTGCCGAACTGAGTGGGTCTCTGTTGGAAGGACTGGTGTCCAGTGCAGCCTCCTGAAGTGGAGCTGGGTGGGGTTGTAGCCCTTGGTGTTCTGTAAACTTACAGCAGGGAAGGACGGGTGTGCTCTACAGATGATCACAGTACGCATGTAAATACTGCTGAGTTTTTACTCTTTGGTATTTAATGTGTGTTGAtttcacaaggttattttcattttcaaacgCTTACCTTTGATGCTTCCTCTTGTAGCCATTGAGGCTGTCACTTGTTTCAGAACAATCATTCTTGAAATACTTTAGTGATGATTATAATagatttattcaaataaaaatttttagaagaCTTATTCAGTATATATGTACAGTTGTGAAATAATAAATTGCATAAAATGTATGCAACTTTACCCTTAAGTTTGACAGCCTATTTATTATGACCTAATTGGTTTTCTATTATGGTTTCCTTTATATATTGAATAAGAGATAACTTCCTGAGTTTGCCTTTTAGCTGCTTGAGCCGGACTAACCCAGGTTCTCTGCGATCTGAATGTACCTAGCCTGAGTTAAAAAGGTTCCAATGTATCAGATAGTCACAGTGAGGTAATGAGATTTTAACACAAAGTAAGGCGTTTCCATGTACCCTTGTCattacagcagcagcagaggccaggGTTGCTATGTAAAGATAAGTCCTGGTGTTACAGAAACTGAACTTGAGTCAAGAATCACCCGGCCGCACTGTAGGATCTTTGAAAGTAGAAGGGCTAGCAGAAACGCCTGGCCACTGTTagagcctaggttagcagaaggaggcagcctCGGAGACAACTGAGCCAGGCAAATATAAGTTCATTTTACAGTTTTCTAAcagtatttaaacattttagcACCTGCTATATGTAAATATgttcctggctttaaaaaaaaaaaagtgaaatcctTTTATCATGAATGATTTCCTTGCATATGAGTAACCTATGTGGTAGGTGGTTTTGGTCTTTCATCCCCTATGGACTTAAAATAAGGAAGAATAAAAGGCGTAATTTCTGCTTCATAAGACAGGAAATAACATGAACATTTAAAGGATAATTTAAGggtgagccaaaaaaaaaaagttgaatgaAATTAATTTCAAACTATTGTACTAGCACACAGCACTTAGGCATAAGAGCCCTGATTTCCAGGCCCTTCTTTAAAGGTACATGACCTTGAGAGAAATCACTTCAGTTTTGGATTAATAACTCACCTGCCACCCATGCAGAATTATCAATGACAAAGGAGGAGCCTGAGAACAGAAACCGAAGCAGCACAACCATGTGTTGGGAGGGAATACTTGGTAAAGTGTGACGCAGAATAGTACAAGGTGGGCAGCAGTGGTGAGCGCACACCTCACGGCCCAGGCCTCTGGAGCATTGGCCAAGAGGTCGGGAGCTCTAGGCCACTGGACTGGGCTGC encodes:
- the Ramac gene encoding RNA guanine-N7 methyltransferase activating subunit, yielding MSDTSEVIANFEEMFANRFTEDDKEYQEYLQRPPESPPIVEEWNSRAGGNQRNRGSWLQDNRQFRGRDNRRGWPSDSRSNQWRGRSWGNNYPQQRPEPYYQQQYGQYRQNQRPPYGHY